A window of Chitinophaga sp. MM2321 contains these coding sequences:
- a CDS encoding DNA methyltransferase: MELNKIYNQDCIEGMRQYPDKFFQLAIVDPPYFQGPNLSGYYGKGYSNLGVKRAKYYKGCKEWNVPGPEYFQELRRVSKNQIIWGANHFAGVFDSSSPCWIIWDKDNGKSSFADAEIAYTSFRSAVRIFKYMWNGMHQGSFGGDVSKNEKRIHPTQKPVALYKWLLAHYANAGDKILDTHAGSCSSAIACIDMGFDYIAYELDHDYWKAGTERVRQFEAQLKLF; this comes from the coding sequence ATGGAACTGAACAAAATATATAACCAGGATTGCATAGAGGGTATGCGACAGTACCCGGATAAGTTCTTTCAACTGGCTATTGTAGACCCTCCGTATTTCCAGGGGCCAAACTTGTCTGGATACTATGGCAAAGGATACAGTAATCTCGGTGTAAAACGGGCGAAGTATTACAAGGGATGCAAAGAGTGGAATGTACCGGGTCCAGAATACTTCCAAGAGTTGCGCAGAGTGTCTAAGAATCAAATTATCTGGGGCGCCAATCATTTTGCCGGTGTATTTGATTCATCCTCCCCTTGTTGGATTATCTGGGATAAGGATAATGGGAAAAGTTCCTTTGCAGACGCCGAAATCGCCTATACTTCATTTAGGTCGGCGGTTCGAATTTTCAAGTATATGTGGAATGGCATGCATCAAGGGTCGTTCGGCGGTGATGTTTCAAAAAATGAGAAGCGCATACACCCCACGCAAAAGCCCGTTGCGCTATATAAATGGCTGCTCGCCCATTATGCCAATGCGGGAGATAAGATCCTCGACACTCATGCAGGCAGCTGTAGCTCAGCGATAGCTTGTATAGACATGGGGTTTGATTACATCGCATATGAACTTGATCATGACTACTGGAAAGCGGGCACTGAGAGGGTAAGGCAATTTGAAGCACAACTCAAACTTTTTTAA
- a CDS encoding RusA family crossover junction endodeoxyribonuclease, producing the protein MKQVIYGTVPSKSNCYIIVKIKGVSSLAKSPALRKYENDFYIQCNQYRGKMIEGYFEFHMDVFYPNQRADLDNSLKVVLDCLQRVKAFKNDNKAVGLHIRKFKTEGDPRIEFEIVAV; encoded by the coding sequence ATGAAACAAGTGATATATGGAACGGTACCGAGCAAGAGCAACTGCTACATAATAGTGAAGATCAAGGGGGTGTCCTCCCTGGCAAAATCGCCCGCATTGAGAAAGTATGAGAATGATTTCTACATCCAGTGCAACCAGTACCGGGGCAAAATGATTGAAGGGTATTTTGAATTTCACATGGATGTTTTCTATCCGAATCAAAGAGCAGATTTAGACAATTCATTGAAAGTGGTTTTGGACTGCCTGCAACGCGTCAAGGCTTTCAAAAATGACAACAAGGCTGTCGGACTGCACATTCGTAAGTTCAAAACTGAAGGAGATCCCAGGATTGAATTTGAAATCGTTGCCGTATGA
- a CDS encoding helix-turn-helix transcriptional regulator, which translates to MNKTGTTKETVRCNIQLLRKSQNLSQGKFAKLLKVSRSALGSYKEGRCTPSIETLLIVSKTFNIQLEILITKNLSVVWKENAQNATKQKNSQSSSKTQAILEAANAIVENAQMLLQEREQKN; encoded by the coding sequence ATGAATAAAACAGGAACGACAAAAGAGACAGTCCGGTGCAATATTCAGCTTTTGCGAAAGTCGCAGAATCTTAGCCAGGGGAAGTTTGCAAAGTTACTAAAGGTGAGCAGATCCGCGCTAGGTTCTTACAAAGAAGGCCGCTGCACTCCTTCCATCGAAACGCTACTAATAGTCTCGAAAACATTCAATATCCAATTAGAAATTCTCATAACCAAAAACCTGAGTGTAGTATGGAAAGAAAATGCACAAAATGCAACGAAACAAAAGAACTCACAGAGTTCATCAAAGACCCAAGCCATCCTGGAGGCCGCAAATGCTATTGTAGAAAATGCGCAAATGCTGCTTCAAGAGAGAGAGCAAAAAAATTAA